The DNA window CCGACAGCGACTGGTCTGTTCGCTCGGTCTGGTGACTGGTGGCGACGCCTGCGAGGTGGGGTGCTTCGGGGACGATCAGTTGCTCGCAGGCGGTCTGGCAGGCGTTCGTGCTGCCGGGGAGACAGAAGACCGGCGTGTCAACGGCGATGCCAGCCGTCGCGCGCGAGGCCATGGCGCGCGTGCCGACCTCGTCCCACGACAACGAGCGGAACAACTCGCCGAAGCCTGGCAGTTCGCGCTCGAATAGCGCGGACGTGGCCTCCGGCGACACGTCGTCGGCCGAGACGCCCGTTCCGCCAGTCGTGATCACGATATCGATGTCCCGGCGCGCGACGAGTCGCCGGACGGCCGTGCGAATCGCCGCGTAGTCGTCTCGCACGAGCACGCGCTCGTGTACCTCGTGTCCCTCGGCCTCGAAGCACGCTTCGACGGTGTCGCCGCCCGGATCGTCCGGCGTTTTGTCGTCGGACTGCGCGCGCGAGGTCGAGACCGTCACGATCCCGACGTAGAGAGGGTCGATGATATCGTGGCCGTGGTGGTCGGTGCCGCGTCGCTCGTCTCGGTCAGTTGGCATACGTGTCTGTTCACAGTGAACCGTCATAAACGGTCGTCGTCCGTGGCTCGTCAGGTGTCGTTTCCAGTTGGACGTAGCTCCCG is part of the Natronolimnobius sp. AArcel1 genome and encodes:
- a CDS encoding molybdenum cofactor biosynthesis protein B, with translation MPTDRDERRGTDHHGHDIIDPLYVGIVTVSTSRAQSDDKTPDDPGGDTVEACFEAEGHEVHERVLVRDDYAAIRTAVRRLVARRDIDIVITTGGTGVSADDVSPEATSALFERELPGFGELFRSLSWDEVGTRAMASRATAGIAVDTPVFCLPGSTNACQTACEQLIVPEAPHLAGVATSHQTERTDQSLSAYGDDE